The sequence below is a genomic window from Cryptococcus neoformans var. neoformans B-3501A chromosome 8, whole genome shotgun sequence.
TTGTAGATTCAGGCACGAAGCACCCCGGGACTGGCTGAGACCCCTTCCACAGCTAAGCTAGGTAGGTACTTACCTCAGTACCCCCCTATTCTCAGACTCTTTTATGATTGCATTCCAAAATCTAATAGATGCCTATGTAGTCCATTAAAACTCCTCCCATCGGGTAAGGTCCATGGGCCTGGCCAGACGGGGGACGACGTAAGGGTCAAAGGTCTGTGGCAGGACGATTAGCTGTCATCTTTGCATAGCTTCTTCCAACGAATGTATGCTTACCTTCCAGTACTAAATCGATAGACAGCATAAAAAATCATTCGCATAAGCATATATGTCCTGATATACAAAGGTATTTTTGACTTACGGGGTTACTCAAATGATACTGCTGTGAAGACTCCTGTTCGTATCTCTCGACGATACAGAATTTGGTCTCGTCTTTGGGATCCTGCATGACATGCCAGTCAATAGTCTACGGCCATAAGGGTCAATCATGTATCCCTCTATATATCAAagtggaaaagaaaaggcgtacctccttgtcctttctGTAAACCTCGGCGGCCTCCTTCAGCTTGGCCTTGATCTCCTCGACGTGCTCCTGTAATAGAAAGCATGGATGTCAGCGAGATGCAAAGGCGAAGCGAGAAATAAATAGAAGGAGACGTACGGGAAGGGACTGGAGGTGAACAACAATAACATAGACCATGTTGGAATTTGGATACCTGTTCGACTGCGAGGTGATGAATGAACCGGGGATGAACGAAGGAATACAGAAAGATCAGCGGGGTGTGCGATTGTATATGTTGTTGTAACAAAGGAATGTGTCAAGTCTTTGGGGCTAAAGACTTACCCTTTAGGGTTGTGAATATCGAGCTGGAGTTAACGTGCGTACCTACTGCTCGAATCAAAATGGTTGATTGACGGAGAAAACCCCTATCATTTCATCCGTCGCACGCACGCACGCAAGAATAATGCCGCCCACAACAAGCGACACAAGCGACAAAAGTGGAGGCCATGTGCCTGGTCCAGATGCCACTTGCCGCATAGATCGGCGGTGGCCGCCTCTCCGGCTGATCCATTAACCGGACCGAACGCTATTGACCTACTACGTACAACGAAATATTTATATTTACTTTTGACTTGTAAGCATACCTAAACACAACATATCCACCACATCAtgtctcctcctccacccctAACGCCAGACCCAAAGTCCACCTTCAGGCCAGACTTATTCAAAGGCAAAGTCCTCTTCTGCACAGGAGGCAGAAGCGGTATCTGCTACCAGATCGTCGAGACCATGATGTCGCTTGGTGTCGACGCAGCCATTGTCGGTCGAGAGTAAGCATCTCGTCATATAGCGTCCTTTTGGGAAAGCTTAATAATGGCCTGGGTGACCACCGTAGTGCCAAAGGCCTCGAGGAATCTGCGAAAAAGCTAGAAGCGTCGACAGGCGGAAAATGCATTCCAGCGCCAGCCGATGTGCGACAGCCAGATCAGCTAAAAGATGCCGTGAAGCGTACACAAGAGGCTTTTGGTAGGATTGACTTTGTCATCTGCGGTATGTCCCCATGATACCTCCGTATGCTCAGAGAATAAGGCATACTGATACTCGGTATAGGCGCCGCTGGCAACTTCCTCGCCCCCATCTCTGGTCTCTCCGAACGCGCGTTCCGCACCGTCATCGAGATCGACCTCTTAGGCACTTACAACACACTCAAAGCTACACTCCCCCTCGTCCGTGCATCTCGTG
It includes:
- a CDS encoding hypothetical protein (Match to EST gb|CF190063.1|CF190063; HMMPfam hit to adh_short, short chain dehydrogenase, score: 153.6, E(): 4.2e-43); translation: MSPPPPLTPDPKSTFRPDLFKGKVLFCTGGRSGICYQIVETMMSLGVDAAIVGRDAKGLEESAKKLEASTGGKCIPAPADVRQPDQLKDAVKRTQEAFGRIDFVICGAAGNFLAPISGLSERAFRTVIEIDLLGTYNTLKATLPLVRASRGSYVHISATLHYRGVPYQSHVGAAKAGVDALNHSIAVEEGPWGVRSNVIAPGPIAETVGMDKLGTKGRKVEREVPLGRLGSTVDIANAAVFLFSPASAWITGATLVVDGGEHHIRSTMLPYPESLLDPESVKSLIKPRL
- a CDS encoding hypothetical protein (Match to ESTs gb|CF189719.1|CF189719, gb|CF189718.1|CF189718) is translated as MVYVIVVHLQSLPEHVEEIKAKLKEAAEVYRKDKETIDWHVMQDPKDETKFCIVERYEQESSQQYHLSNPYWKTFDPYVVPRLARPMDLTRWEEF